The Acutalibacter muris genomic sequence AATACCCTCGGGGCGAAGACCAGCAGGACCGCCATTATAAACGCGAAAATATATCTCATACGCTCCCCCTCTGTCAGGCTTTGTGCACGTCCATCTCGTATACCCAGCCGCAGAGCTCCTCTATGTCCCGGGCGTTATGGCTGGCAAGGAGTATGGCCTTGCCCCTGTCCCGGAGCTCTATAAGCAGCCCGCGCATATCCTCCGCCGTGGACTTATCCAGCCCGTTGAAGGGTTCGTCCAGTATAAGCACCGCCGGGTCCTCCATAACGGCCTGGGCTATCCCCAGGCGCTGGCGCATACCAAGGGAATACTTTGAGACGGCCTTATGGGCGCTTTTTGCAAGCCCCACCCTGTCAAGGGCCGCCAGTATCTCTCTCTTTCCGATAAGCCCCCTAAGAGAGGCCAGGGTTTTAAGGTTCCTGTAGCCGCTCATATTGGGTATAAAGCCCGGGGTTTCGATGATTATCCCGAGGCTCGGGGGGAAGTCCCGGTCCCTGCCCACCCTTGCGCCGTTCACGGTGACGCTGCCCTTATCCGGCCGCAGGAAGCCGCAGATGCACTTCATCAGCACGGTCTTGCCGCTGCCGTTATTGCCCACCACCCCGGCGATCTCCCCCGGCGGAATTGACAGGCTCACGTCCTCCAGCACCGTCTCCCTGCCGAAGGATTTATACACGTTTTCCACTATGATACCACTATGCTCCATTGTCAGCGCTCCGTTCCGGTAAAATTGAAAGAATACTTTCTCACCCGCCAGAAGGCCAGCAGGTAGACCGCAAGGCTTGCCGCCCCGAAGACAAGATAGGAATCCCCAAGGCGGGGAAGGTTGTCGTATCCGAAGTTGTGCATATAATATGTGGCGTGGTTCAGGGGCGAGAGCCAGCCGAACAGGATATTCGCTATGCGGCTCTCTGTGGGCCCAAGACGGAACCAGTCCGTCACCACCTGGGGGGTCAGGAAGAAGCCAAACCCGCTGAACGCCGCTCCGGCCAGCATACCCCTTTTGCCCTTTAATAGGTTGAAGAAGAATATCAGCGCCGACAGCACCAGGGAGTAGCCCAGCATGAGCCCGAAGATGTGCAGAGTGCACTGGTATGGGAGGGTCAGCTCCAGCACCTTTACAAAGGCCGGCACGGCGATGCTCTCCCCAATGCCGGAGTAGCCCAGTATGGCGGCGGTCTCGCTCCACATATTGCCGGAGAAGGCCCTGGCCCCGCAGAGGACGCAGGTGGAGAGGAGTATGAACAGCACAAAAAGGGTGGTGGCCAGCGTAAGGTACAGCAGCTGCCCGGCCATCCAGCAGAAGCGGCTGGTCCGCACCAGGAACAGGGGGGCCTCGTTGCCAAGGTTCGGCATATCCCCAAAGAGCAGAAGAAGGCATAGGGAGATGAGCAAAATAGAATTTGCGTCGCCGAAGGTCCAGAGGAAGGGCTCGAAAAGCTGCAAAAGGGTGTCCTGCCTCGCGGCAAAGTCCACCACCTTCTGCGACATCAGAAAGCAGGCTATGAACCCCAGACCGAAGGAGAGCCATATCTGGGGGCTGTGGGGCCAGCGGCTGAAATTCATTAGGGCGGTAATGGCCGTCTGCCGAAGCTTAGTCACGTTCTATCCTCCCCTTCAGGATAATGTAGTAGCAGAGAAAGAGCACCAGGAGAAGCCCAATGAGCAGCAGCGTTACCCCCGCGCCGCCAAAGGGCCAGGTGTGGCGCATATCCAGCCACTCATAGGGATACAGGCAGTAGAGCCCCGGCCAGTACCGCTCGGAGATTATCACCAGGAAATAGCAGACCACAAAGGCCCCGCCGAAGGCTATATACCTGCTGCCCGACAGGGCCGCCAGCACCGCCGCCACCGCCGCCCACAGCGCAGCCACAAGGAGGGTGCGGCCATAGTCCCACTCTGTCCCCGGCGCTTTAAGGGACACATAGAGCCAGGCGGCAAGGACCTCGGCCCCGCCCCCGGCTATGCAGCAGGAGAGGAACTTCCCCAGGATATATCCCCGCATACTCCCCCGGGAGAGGGCCAGCCGCGCATAGCCCGTCTTATACTCCTCCAGCCACCCGCAGGCATAGGGCAGGGTACAGGCTATGGGGAGGCTCATTCTGTACAGGGCGGAGGCCTCCCCCTGGGTCCACAGTATCAGAAGCTGAAGCGCGGCCCCCAAAAGGAACCTTATGGACAGCACCGCCCGTCTAAGGTCCGTTTCAAAGCTGTTCATTTTATCACCGAAAATGCAAAAGGCGTTAAACTCTTCTCTATAAAGGAAAGTTTAACACCTTTGCGGTCATCAAGTATTCAGGAAAACATCATCAAAATGTAAACACTATGCCCGAAACTTGACTTTATAATTCTTTTATGCTATATTTTTGACCGTTGGGACTCCGAGGTGTCCATAGTAACGCTATGGCCGAACATAGGAACAGGGTGAAAATCCCTGGCGAACCCGTCGCCGTGATGACGGAGCCCGCGCCCCGGCCGTCAGGGCCATGAACCTGATGGCTGAGATGTCACTGGTATTAGCTTACCGGGAAGGCTGGGCGCGGGCGGAGATGTCTGAGCCGGAAGACTTGCCCGGAGGGCCGCAGGGCAGCTGCGGTGTTCAGTGAGCCTTGCAGGGGCGTGTAAAGGGCGCTCTTTGGTCCGGAATATTGCCGGACAGGCCACCCTAAAAAATACTTTTTAGGAGGCATTTACAATGCAGAACAGAACCATTTGCACCCGCGCGGCGGCGCTTTTGCTGGCGCTGCTTATGACCGTCACGGTGTTTGCCGGGTGCGGCCAAAGCGGCGGGAGCGGCGACAAAAAGACCGTCTCCGTCACAGTGACCCACAAGGACGGCAGCACCAAGGATTTCACCTATGAGACCACGGAGGAGATGCTTGGCCCCGCACTTGTCAGCGAGAAGCTCATCGAGGGCGAGGAGGGCCAGTACGGCCTGTTTGTGAAGACCGTGGACG encodes the following:
- a CDS encoding DUF4430 domain-containing protein, which encodes MQNRTICTRAAALLLALLMTVTVFAGCGQSGGSGDKKTVSVTVTHKDGSTKDFTYETTEEMLGPALVSEKLIEGEEGQYGLFVKTVDGYTVDESNQEWWCLTVDGETAMTGIDSTPIEEGKKYGLVLTVGY
- a CDS encoding ABC transporter ATP-binding protein, producing MEHSGIIVENVYKSFGRETVLEDVSLSIPPGEIAGVVGNNGSGKTVLMKCICGFLRPDKGSVTVNGARVGRDRDFPPSLGIIIETPGFIPNMSGYRNLKTLASLRGLIGKREILAALDRVGLAKSAHKAVSKYSLGMRQRLGIAQAVMEDPAVLILDEPFNGLDKSTAEDMRGLLIELRDRGKAILLASHNARDIEELCGWVYEMDVHKA